A region of Sugiyamaella lignohabitans strain CBS 10342 chromosome A, complete sequence DNA encodes the following proteins:
- the HST1 gene encoding histone deacetylase HST1, whose protein sequence is MGSEPLKRTFVEEVKGEEIGQHEVVVTVIGKDEQSVKKFKKDEAVSGIHADTEASSEKPDADVDAGPDQPKDDDQESKSYSPPGLIGIDKLEQIYNFSDDSEDDDDLQNHELLGEGADGHNQVESEQGERPSTLQNGGKGDGRAGDYEDDDGDDVSDDESDDEEDSLEPWQEAIIDEMEKSVEYPLTAETSLDGEPLITLPKDVSSMIRTELWKNGPIKFMDKFSGPGSEYPPEQVLAALGFRLPIKVASKYSKPQLTPFIRLAIRYTLSSRQRLAYPHTLDDLCQVLKNAKKVIVLTGAGISTSLGIPDFRSESGLYNKLAFLGLNDPQEVFDIALFREDPSIFYSVAKDILPETSKFSPTHAFIKLLQDKGILLRNYTQNIDNLESYAGIDAEKLVQCHGSFATATCVTCGFKTEGEEIFPDIRNGNVPKCPQCQVREKEKNKPAKAKINDSDEDEEDVPKSEGVLKPDITFFGEALPTKFEELLLGGDAHDCDLLICIGTSLKVAPVSEIVRILPPDIPQIYISKTAVHHNEFDITFLGNCDDAVELIVEKMGWSLDHEMTRRHTLDAKQIEGSDDLVYPDGRIIFEDTEAVYRFESDEKKTESKIVSGELITSTESAVRPQEGTTHDADTDR, encoded by the coding sequence ATGGGCTCAGAACCTTTGAAGCGGACTTTTGTGGAAGAAGTAAAAGGCGAGGAGATAGGCCAGCATGAAGTTGTGGTTACAGTGATCGGAAAAGATGAACAGTCTGTCAAGAAATTCAAGAAAGATGAGGCGGTCAGCGGCATCCATGCGGATACGGAAGCGAGTTCGGAAAAgcctgatgctgatgtaGACGCGGGTCCAGACCAGCCGAAAGATGACGACCAAGAATCCAAATCATACTCACCTCCTGGGCTAATTGGTATTGATAAGTTAGAGcaaatatataatttttcCGATGAcagtgaagatgatgacgatcTTCAAAATCATGAGCTTTTAGGGGAGGGTGCTGATGGTCACAATCAGGTTGAAAGTGAACAAGGAGAGAGGCCGAGCACGCTTCAAAATGGTGGTAAAGGTGATGGAAGAGCAGGAGACtatgaggatgatgatggtgatgatgttAGTGATGACGAAAGcgatgatgaggaggattCGCTAGAACCGTGGCAAGAGGCTATTATCGACGAGATGGAGAAGTCTGTAGAGTATCCACTAACTGCAGAGACATCTCTGGATGGTGAACCTCTAATAACGTTACCTAAAGATGTGTCATCTATGATTCGGACCGAGTTATGGAAAAATGGGCCAATAAAGTTCATGGATAAATTTTCTGGACCAGGATCTGAATATCCTCCCGAACAAGTCTTAGCCGCTCTTGGATTCAGACTACCGATCAAGGTAGCCAGTAAATATTCTAAGCCTCAGTTGACACCGTTTATTAGACTTGCCATTCGTTATACACTTTCATCGAGACAAAGACTTGCCTATCCACACACGCTCGATGATTTATGTCAAGTGCTGAAAAATGCCAAAAAGGTAATTGTTTTGACCGGGGCCGGTATTTCGACTAGCTTGGGTATCCCAGACTTTCGTTCCGAGTCGGGTTTATATAACAAACTGGCATTCTTGGGACTTAATGATCCTCAGGAGGTGTTTGATATAGCCCTATTCAGAGAGGATCCCAGCATCTTTTACTCAGTTGCCAAAGACATTTTACCAGAGACAAGCAAATTTTCTCCGACTCATGCTTTTATAAAATTATTACAAGACAAGGGTATTTTGTTGAGAAACTACACTCAAAACATTGACAATCTAGAATCTTATGCTGGTATCGATGCAGAGAAGCTCGTGCAATGTCATGGTTCTTTTGCTACCGCAACTTGCGTAACATGTGGTTTTAAAACCGAGGGTGAAGAAATATTTCCTGATATTCGCAATGGCAACGTTCCTAAATGTCCTCAATGTCAAGTTCgtgagaaggagaagaatAAACcagcaaaagcaaaaattAACGATtcagatgaggatgaagaggatgtgCCTAAATCAGAAGGAGTATTGAAACCGGACATAACATTTTTTGGTGAAGCACTCCCAACTAAATTTGAAGAGCTACTTCTTGGAGGTGACGCACATGATTGCGACCTACTCATCTGTATTGGTACGTCCCTCAAGGTAGCCCCTGTCAGTGAGATAGTTCGTATTCTGCCCCCAGACATCCCACAAATATACATCAGCAAAACGGCAGTACATCATAATGAGTTTGATATAACATTTCTTGGAAACTGCGACGACGCTGTTGAGTTGATAGTAGAGAAAATGGGATGGAGTCTGGATCATGAGATGACCCGCAGACATACCTTGGATGCTAAGCAAATTGAGGGATCGGATGACCTTGTATATCCAGATGGAAGGATTATCTTTGAGGACACTGAAGCTGTATATCGCTTTGAGAGcgatgaaaagaaaactGAATCGAAGATTGTCAGTGGTGAGTTAATAACCTCTACAGAATCTGCGGTCAGACCACAAGAAGGGACCACCCACGatgctgatactgataGATAA
- the PKC1 gene encoding protein kinase C (Protein serine/threonine kinase; essential for cell wall remodeling during growth; localized to sites of polarized growth and the mother-daughter bud neck; homolog of the alpha, beta, and gamma isoforms of mammalian protein kinase C (PKC); GO_component: GO:0005737 - cytoplasm [Evidence IDA] [PMID 11545731]; GO_component: GO:0005856 - cytoskeleton [Evidence IDA] [PMID 15910746]; GO_component: GO:0005634 - nucleus [Evidence IDA] [PMID 11545731]; GO_component: GO:0005886 - plasma membrane [Evidence IDA] [PMID 16622836]; GO_component: GO:0032165 - prospore septin filament array [Evidence IDA] [PMID 24390141]; GO_component: GO:0030427 - site of polarized growth [Evidence IDA] [PMID 10893184]; GO_function: GO:0005524 - ATP binding [Evidence IEA,IEA]; GO_function: GO:0016301 - kinase activity [Evidence IEA]; GO_function: GO:0046872 - metal ion binding [Evidence IEA]; GO_function: GO:0000166 - nucleotide binding [Evidence IEA]; GO_function: GO:0004697 - protein kinase C activity [Evidence IEA]; GO_function: GO:0004697 - protein kinase C activity [Evidence IDA] [PMID 8207005]; GO_function: GO:0004672 - protein kinase activity [Evidence IEA]; GO_function: GO:0004674 - protein serine/threonine kinase activity [Evidence IEA,IEA]; GO_function: GO:0016740 - transferase activity [Evidence IEA]; GO_function: GO:0016772 - transferase activity, transferring phosphorus-containing groups [Evidence IEA]; GO_process: GO:0007015 - actin filament organization [Evidence IGI] [PMID 12810699]; GO_process: GO:0007049 - cell cycle [Evidence IEA]; GO_process: GO:0033962 - cytoplasmic mRNA processing body assembly [Evidence IMP] [PMID 21163942]; GO_process: GO:0035556 - intracellular signal transduction [Evidence IEA]; GO_process: GO:0035556 - intracellular signal transduction [Evidence IMP] [PMID 7874200]; GO_process: GO:0030242 - peroxisome degradation [Evidence IMP] [PMID 20385774]; GO_process: GO:0016310 - phosphorylation [Evidence IEA]; GO_process: GO:0006468 - protein phosphorylation [Evidence IEA]; GO_process: GO:0006468 - protein phosphorylation [Evidence IDA] [PMID 8207005]; GO_process: GO:0060237 - regulation of fungal-type cell wall organization [Evidence IMP] [PMID 7874200]; GO_process: GO:0060211 - regulation of nuclear-transcribed mRNA poly(A) tail shortening [Evidence IMP] [PMID 21163942]; GO_process: GO:0007165 - signal transduction [Evidence IEA]; GO_process: GO:0007165 - signal transduction [Evidence IMP] [PMID 7874200]), protein MSQEVINDVYKKIAREKAIIQGAKDVRASSSNVSVQQKCDSNIREAQNNITYLEGKLRQLRARQQQSGSATGNGSGLGISGGPGINSIANRHQHNASNTSTLSNTSAKSSSDSSSDHTRGALSEGTDYDEKNDLAPPRALTGKGELLI, encoded by the coding sequence ATGAGTCAAGAAGTCATCAATGATGTGTATAAAAAGATAGCCCGTGAAAAGGCCATTATCCAAGGCGCCAAAGATGTTCGGgcttcatcttctaatGTCAGCGTTCAGCAAAAATGTGATTCAAACATTCGAGAGGCACAGAACAACATCACATACTTAGAAGGCAAACTACGGCAATTGCGTGCCCGACAACAGCAATCGGGCTCCGCTACTGGTAATGGCTCGGGACTTGGTATCTCTGGTGGCCCAGGAATCAACTCAATAGCTAATCGCCATCAACATAATGCTTCTAACACTAGCACGCTCTCCAACACATCGGCAAAATCGTCTTCGGATTCATCCTCGGATCACACGCGTGGGGCTTTGTCTGAAGGAACCGACTATGATGAGAAGAACGATCTAGCACCACCCCGTGCACTTACTGGTAAAGGTGAGTTACTTATTTGA